A window from Suncus etruscus isolate mSunEtr1 chromosome 18, mSunEtr1.pri.cur, whole genome shotgun sequence encodes these proteins:
- the LOC125996072 gene encoding olfactory receptor 2J1 — MMKEKNISFEGYFVLLGFSRWPHLEVVLFVVILIFYLVTLVGNLFIIILSYLDSHLHTPMYFFLSNLSFLDLCYTTSSIPQLLFNLWGPEKTISYAGCMIQLYLVLALGSTECVLLVVMSYDRYAAVCRPLHYNVVMHPRFCQLLAVATWVSGFTASALHSSFTFWVPLCGHHQVDHFFCEVPALLRLSCVDTRANELTLMVMSSVFVILPLVLILSSYGAIARTVLKMQSITGLQKVFRTCGAHLMVVGLFFIPVMCIYLQPPSGKSQNQGKFIALFYTVVTPSLNPLIYTLRNKDVRGAVKRLMGWEREV, encoded by the coding sequence atgaTGAAGGAGAAGAATATAAGTTTTGAAGGCTATTTTGTTCTCTTGGGATTTTCTCGTTGGCCTCATTTAGAAGTAGTTCTCTTTGTGGTCATCTTGATATTCTACTTGGTGACATTGGTAGGAAACCTGTTTATTATTATCTTGTCCTACCTAGACTCCCACCTCCACactcccatgtacttcttcctctcaAATCTCTCTTTCCTGGATCTCTGTTACACTACCAGCTCCATCCCGCAGTTGCTCTTCAACCTCTGGGGCCCAGAGAAGACCATTTCATATGCTGGTTGCATGATtcaactttaccttgtccttgcGCTGGGATCCACTGAGTGTGTTCTGCTGGTGGTGATGTCCTATGACCGCTATGCAGCTGTATGCAGACCTTTGCATTACAATGTCGTCATGCACCCTCGTTTTTGCCAATTGTTGGCTGTGGCTACTTGGGTAAGTGGCTTCACTGCTTCAGCACTTCATTCATCCTTCACCTTCTGGGTACCCTTGTGTGGGCATCATCAAGTGGACCACTTTTTCTGTGAAGTTCCAGCACTACTGAGATTGTCCTGTGTGGACACCCGAGCCAATGAGCTAACACTTATGGTCATGAGCTCTGTTTTTGTTATCTTACCACTAGTTCTCATCCTCAGCTCCTACGGCGCCATTGCTAGGACTGTGTTGAAGATGCAATCAATAACTGGACTTCAGAAGGTCTTTAGGACCTGTGGAGCTCATCTTATGGTTGTTGGTCTCTTCTTTATCCCAGTCATGTGCATATATCTCCAACCACCATCAGGAAAGTCTCAAAATCAAGGAAAATTCATTGCCCTCTTTTACACAGTTGTCACACCCAGCCTCAACCCTCTCATCTACACTCTCAGAAACAAAGATGTAAGAGGGGCAGTGAAGAGACTGATGGGGTGGGAGAGGGAGGTATGA